The Salvelinus sp. IW2-2015 linkage group LG15, ASM291031v2, whole genome shotgun sequence genome includes a region encoding these proteins:
- the klf9 gene encoding Krueppel-like factor 9: MSEVDLAAECLVSIANRRPPEDRCPDAKPKEDMSKENQENRTLLMVAMILLDLNKCNQITRSETCGGGSRCLGQSDANSMVNGSLCGHRVSGDTARAQHTSTEKQSRNKKAVIVHVSSEKRHCCPFSGCGKMYGKSSHLKAHLRVHTGERPFQCTWPDCTKRFSRSDELTRHYRTHTGEKRFTCPLCDKCFMRSDHLTKHARRHAGFHPSMLQGPTVRRSRSSASFSSCDSGDQSPTEV, from the exons ATGTCGGAGGTTGATCTCGCTGCTGAGTGTTTAGTCTCCATCGCTAACCGCCGGCCACCGGAGGACCGCTGTCCCGATGCCAAACCGAAAGAAGACATGTCGAAAGAGAACCAAGAAAACAGGACTTTGTTAATGGTGGCGATGATTTTGCTCGACCTGAACAAATGTAACCAGATAACACGCAGTGAGACATGTGGTGGGGGTAGTAGATGTCTGGGCCAAAGTGATGCCAACAGCATGGTTAACGGATCCCTGTGTGGTCACAGGGTGAGCGGGGACACTGCAAGGGCGCAACATACCTCGACAGAAAAGCAGTCACGGAACAAGAAGGCTGTGATTGTGCATGTGTCCTCAGAGAAGAGACATTGTTGCCCGTTCAGCGGCTGTGGGAAGATGTATGGCAAGTCTTCCCACCTTAAAGCCCACCTTAGAGTGCACACTG GTGAGAGGCCATTCCAGTGTACCTGGCCAGACTGCACTAAGAGGTTTTCGCGTTCAGACGAGTTGACACGCCACTACCGAACACATACGGGGGAGAAGCGCTTCACCTGCCCGCTATGTGACAAGTGTTTCATGAGGAGTGATCATCTGACAAAACACGCCCGCCGCCACGCAGGCTTTCACCCCAGCATGCTTCAGGGCCCCACAGTCAGAAGAAGCCGCTCCtccgcctccttctcctcctgcgaCTCTGGAGACCAGAGCCCTACTGAGGTgtga
- the LOC111974126 gene encoding protein FAM219A isoform X3, translating into MMEEIPVDRFQVPSAVQAEMQPLDPASSTASSSEADSDTREEKQRELARKGSLKNGNAGSPVNQQPKKNNVMARTRLVVPNKGYSSLDQSPDEKPLVALDTDSDDDFDMSRYSSSGYSSAEVRCVRDQQINQDLNIQLLKDGYRLDEIPDDEDLDLILPKSVNPTCMCCQATSSTACQIQ; encoded by the exons ATGATGGAAGAGATACCGGTAGATAGATTTCAGGTGCCTAGCGCTGTTCAGGCGGAGATGCAGCCGCTT gacccAGCATCGTCCACGGCTTCTTCTTCGGAGGCAGACTCAGACACGAGGGAGG AGAAACAGCGAGAGCTGGCCAGGAAGGGATCACTGAAGAATGGCAATGCAGGAAGTCCAGTGAACCAGCAGCCCAAGAAGAACAATGTCATGGCCAGAACACG gCTGGTGGTGCCCAATAAGGGCTACTCctccttagaccagagccctgatgAGAAGCCCCTGGTGGCCCTAGATACAGACAG TGACGATGACTTCGACATGTCCAGATACTCCTCATCGGGATACTCCTCAGCCGAGGTGAGATGTGTGAGGGACCAG CAAATCAACCAGGACCTGAATATCCAGCTGTTGAAGGATGGTTACCGGCTGGACGAGATCCCTGACGACGAAGACCTGGACCTGATCCTGCCCAAATCTGTCAACCCCACCTGCATGTGCTGCCAAGCCACCTCCTCCACCGCCTGTCAAATCCAGTAG
- the LOC111974126 gene encoding protein FAM219A isoform X2 produces MMEEIPVDRFQVPSAVQAEMQPLDPASSTASSSEADSDTREGEPVTINYKPSPLQMKIEKQRELARKGSLKNGNAGSPVNQQPKKNNVMARTRLVVPNKGYSSLDQSPDEKPLVALDTDSDDDFDMSRYSSSGYSSAEQINQDLNIQLLKDGYRLDEIPDDEDLDLILPKSVNPTCMCCQATSSTACQIQ; encoded by the exons ATGATGGAAGAGATACCGGTAGATAGATTTCAGGTGCCTAGCGCTGTTCAGGCGGAGATGCAGCCGCTT gacccAGCATCGTCCACGGCTTCTTCTTCGGAGGCAGACTCAGACACGAGGGAGGGTGAGCCAGTCACTATTAACTACAAGCCCTCTCCTCTGCAGATGAAGATAG AGAAACAGCGAGAGCTGGCCAGGAAGGGATCACTGAAGAATGGCAATGCAGGAAGTCCAGTGAACCAGCAGCCCAAGAAGAACAATGTCATGGCCAGAACACG gCTGGTGGTGCCCAATAAGGGCTACTCctccttagaccagagccctgatgAGAAGCCCCTGGTGGCCCTAGATACAGACAG TGACGATGACTTCGACATGTCCAGATACTCCTCATCGGGATACTCCTCAGCCGAG CAAATCAACCAGGACCTGAATATCCAGCTGTTGAAGGATGGTTACCGGCTGGACGAGATCCCTGACGACGAAGACCTGGACCTGATCCTGCCCAAATCTGTCAACCCCACCTGCATGTGCTGCCAAGCCACCTCCTCCACCGCCTGTCAAATCCAGTAG
- the LOC111974126 gene encoding protein FAM219A isoform X1, protein MMEEIPVDRFQVPSAVQAEMQPLDPASSTASSSEADSDTREGEPVTINYKPSPLQMKIEKQRELARKGSLKNGNAGSPVNQQPKKNNVMARTRLVVPNKGYSSLDQSPDEKPLVALDTDSDDDFDMSRYSSSGYSSAEVRCVRDQQINQDLNIQLLKDGYRLDEIPDDEDLDLILPKSVNPTCMCCQATSSTACQIQ, encoded by the exons ATGATGGAAGAGATACCGGTAGATAGATTTCAGGTGCCTAGCGCTGTTCAGGCGGAGATGCAGCCGCTT gacccAGCATCGTCCACGGCTTCTTCTTCGGAGGCAGACTCAGACACGAGGGAGGGTGAGCCAGTCACTATTAACTACAAGCCCTCTCCTCTGCAGATGAAGATAG AGAAACAGCGAGAGCTGGCCAGGAAGGGATCACTGAAGAATGGCAATGCAGGAAGTCCAGTGAACCAGCAGCCCAAGAAGAACAATGTCATGGCCAGAACACG gCTGGTGGTGCCCAATAAGGGCTACTCctccttagaccagagccctgatgAGAAGCCCCTGGTGGCCCTAGATACAGACAG TGACGATGACTTCGACATGTCCAGATACTCCTCATCGGGATACTCCTCAGCCGAGGTGAGATGTGTGAGGGACCAG CAAATCAACCAGGACCTGAATATCCAGCTGTTGAAGGATGGTTACCGGCTGGACGAGATCCCTGACGACGAAGACCTGGACCTGATCCTGCCCAAATCTGTCAACCCCACCTGCATGTGCTGCCAAGCCACCTCCTCCACCGCCTGTCAAATCCAGTAG
- the LOC111974126 gene encoding protein FAM219A isoform X4, which yields MMEEIPVDRFQVPSAVQAEMQPLDPASSTASSSEADSDTREEKQRELARKGSLKNGNAGSPVNQQPKKNNVMARTRLVVPNKGYSSLDQSPDEKPLVALDTDSDDDFDMSRYSSSGYSSAEQINQDLNIQLLKDGYRLDEIPDDEDLDLILPKSVNPTCMCCQATSSTACQIQ from the exons ATGATGGAAGAGATACCGGTAGATAGATTTCAGGTGCCTAGCGCTGTTCAGGCGGAGATGCAGCCGCTT gacccAGCATCGTCCACGGCTTCTTCTTCGGAGGCAGACTCAGACACGAGGGAGG AGAAACAGCGAGAGCTGGCCAGGAAGGGATCACTGAAGAATGGCAATGCAGGAAGTCCAGTGAACCAGCAGCCCAAGAAGAACAATGTCATGGCCAGAACACG gCTGGTGGTGCCCAATAAGGGCTACTCctccttagaccagagccctgatgAGAAGCCCCTGGTGGCCCTAGATACAGACAG TGACGATGACTTCGACATGTCCAGATACTCCTCATCGGGATACTCCTCAGCCGAG CAAATCAACCAGGACCTGAATATCCAGCTGTTGAAGGATGGTTACCGGCTGGACGAGATCCCTGACGACGAAGACCTGGACCTGATCCTGCCCAAATCTGTCAACCCCACCTGCATGTGCTGCCAAGCCACCTCCTCCACCGCCTGTCAAATCCAGTAG